In Nisaea acidiphila, the DNA window GATGCCGGAAGCGTAGAGCGGGGCCACGGTGCCGGGGCGGAAGAAAGCGCGGATCGGCTGGTGGGTTTCCATCTGGCTGACGAACAGGACCCTGTCGTTCCACTCCACGCCCAGATTGGAGGTCTCCCCGGTCCTCTGCATGAGTTCGCGCATGATCGGGCGGCTGCGCTCGACGACGTTCCGCCGGCGCAGGAAGGCCGACCCGACGCGGAAGGCGGCGGGGCCGATATGCCATTCCTGGCTTGCCGCGTTGGTTTCCACGAACTCGCGCGCTTCCAGCGTCGAGAGCACGCGGTGGATGGTGGCGACCGACTGGTCGAGCTCGCGGGCGATCTCGCTCAGGGTGATGCCCTCGCGGGTCTGGAGCAGGATGAGCACGTCGAGCGCCCGGTCGAGCGCCTGGATCGTGGGCTGGCTCGGCTCTCCCGAAAACCGTTTCGGGCGCCCCTTGCGGCGGAGTTCCTCCGGCATGACCTCACCTCGTCTCTGCGAAAAAAATCTGTTGATGAAAAACTTATTCAATCAATGAAAAAAAGAAAAACTATTAAAAACATATGAGTGGCTTATTTTTTCATTCAATAAAAATGTTTTTCAAGAAAATATACCTCCGTTTTGGCCTGTGCTAGAAACCGCTCATCAACGATCGGTTGCCCGGGCGCTCCATGCTGCCGGCGCCGGGTGCGGAGGAAAGAATGAACCAGCAGAACCCTGTTTTCATCCCCGGTCCGACCAACGTGCCGGAAAGCCTGCGCAAGGCGGTGGACATGCCGACGATGGATCATCGGTCCGCCGCGTTCAGCGACATCCTTCACCCGGCATTGCAGGGCGTGAAGCAGGTTCTGAAGACGCGCGAGGCCGAGATGTTCCTGTTTCCGGCAAGCGGAACCGGCGGGTGGGAGGCCGCGATCACCAACACTCTGTCTCCCGGCGACAAGGTCCTCGCCGCGCGCAACGGCGTCTTCAGCCACCGCTGGATCGATCTCTGCCAGCGCCACGGTCTCGAGGTCGAGATCGTCGATACGCCCTGGGGCACGGGCATTCCGGCCGCCCGCTTCGCTGAGATCCTCGCCGCCGACGGCTCCCACGGCATCAAGGCGGTGCTGGCGACGCACAACGAGACCGCGACGGGCGTCTGTTCCAGCATCGCGGCGGTTCGCGAGGCGCTCGACGCGAGCAGGCATCCGGCCCTGCTCCTGGTCGACGGCGTCAGCTCGATCGGCTCGATCGATTTCCGGATGGACGAGTGGGGCGTGGATGTCGCGGTCACCGGCTCGCAAAAGGGTTTCATGCTGCCGAGCGGCCTGGCGATCGCGGCGTTTTCCCCGCG includes these proteins:
- the bhcR gene encoding HTH-type transcriptional regulator BhcR, with the protein product MPEELRRKGRPKRFSGEPSQPTIQALDRALDVLILLQTREGITLSEIARELDQSVATIHRVLSTLEAREFVETNAASQEWHIGPAAFRVGSAFLRRRNVVERSRPIMRELMQRTGETSNLGVEWNDRVLFVSQMETHQPIRAFFRPGTVAPLYASGIGKALLTTYPAEKLAAYLETAELERFTEKTLTSVAELSADLDKSRARGYVVDDEERTEGMRCVAAPIYNDFGEAIAAISVSGPTARMPGDKIETLGEAVRDAAATVSHLIGAGGRDR
- the bhcA gene encoding L-aspartate--glyoxylate aminotransferase BhcA, which translates into the protein MNQQNPVFIPGPTNVPESLRKAVDMPTMDHRSAAFSDILHPALQGVKQVLKTREAEMFLFPASGTGGWEAAITNTLSPGDKVLAARNGVFSHRWIDLCQRHGLEVEIVDTPWGTGIPAARFAEILAADGSHGIKAVLATHNETATGVCSSIAAVREALDASRHPALLLVDGVSSIGSIDFRMDEWGVDVAVTGSQKGFMLPSGLAIAAFSPRARAAVESAKLPRTFFDIRDMAESYAGNGYPYTPSVGLLNGLKCATEMLLAEGLDNVFARHRRIADGVRAAVGAWGLELCAKSPDLYSDTVSAICTPEGFDAGRIVSHAATVYDVAFGAGLGEVAGKVFRIGHLGSLSDVMALSGIATAEMCMADLGLDVRLGSGVAAAQDVYRAGADPQRMAAQ